TTCTTTTCGCCCTGCAAGAACTGGTAGGGCAATTCATCGCCTTTAAGGGCAGCATTGCTGCCGGCATCGAAGCCTGCCGAATACTCTCCATACTCTCCGCGGGATTAATCGATCATATCCGCCGTGAAGCCATTTTCTTTTCCGGTATCCTGGCCCGAATCAAAGGGGAACCCCGTCCCACGCGCGAACAACTAGGACTGCCCATGCCAGGCATTGCTTCCACTGCCCCTCAGGTCTTTATCCCCCACTTACCCCAAGAGTTAGAAGAGATTGCATACGAAGAACTGCTGTTCTGGTCACGCATTGCTTTCGAGCACATGGGGGTATTGGCCCTGGGCTTCCGTCCCGAACAAGAGTCCTACCGCCGAGAGACCCTGCGTTGGGAACAGCGTCTGCACCGGCTGCACGATGCCGTGCTTGCTGGCTTTACAGCCAAGACTAACCCGGCCCGTTTCATCGATACCAGCCTGGAGCTAATTCAACAACACGCACAATTTCTGGCCCGTTTGTTCGATGAGGTTTCTAGCTGCACCATTCCCGGTCGACAGACCAACTTCTGGCCCCGGCTGGTCGATCATATGCGGCGTGAGGACATCTACTTCATCCAGGTTCTTACCGTTCTCAAACAAGTGCTGGCAGACCCGCAAGAATAGATCTTGCGGCCGCTCCGGGGTAGGACTCTCACCTCCGAGAATGCCGCCTTCCGGACTCCCGGCTCGTCTTTACTCCTGTATGTAGCCGCTGCCCTTAAAAGCTATTTTGCTGTGTTGAACAGCCATAAGAACCGTCCCCA
The nucleotide sequence above comes from Bacillota bacterium. Encoded proteins:
- a CDS encoding DUF2935 domain-containing protein, whose protein sequence is MTLRPENTSWQGLSLRQELSFWLGIMVDHSRFMRNGFDPTEEEAFQIANDFARSFAVFQQQNEVQPEPSPEFLFALQELVGQFIAFKGSIAAGIEACRILSILSAGLIDHIRREAIFFSGILARIKGEPRPTREQLGLPMPGIASTAPQVFIPHLPQELEEIAYEELLFWSRIAFEHMGVLALGFRPEQESYRRETLRWEQRLHRLHDAVLAGFTAKTNPARFIDTSLELIQQHAQFLARLFDEVSSCTIPGRQTNFWPRLVDHMRREDIYFIQVLTVLKQVLADPQE